The Hypomesus transpacificus isolate Combined female chromosome 3, fHypTra1, whole genome shotgun sequence genome has a window encoding:
- the ndufaf1 gene encoding complex I intermediate-associated protein 30, mitochondrial: MSLLRTTLKLLRPLWQQNLLAPSVPRMTMAWRTIWKGEYRRPGQPTDKSPPWKYFKFDFAKGMEGIWKHFSLLKAEFLAPIKGPQGQPLAEHMLEQTRVIWEFRGPESLEKWIVSSDREMGGRSEAYLKLGRNNTTGLLYGTLCTNPPRDGETRYSGYCSLRSQQPKGSFDRIKHLDWTNFNTLHLRIRGDGRPWMINIATEMYFSHMKNDIYSYFLYTRGGPYWQDVKIPFSKFFLSNHGRIQDDQSCIWLDKVNTIGFTLGDKVDGPFQLEIDFIGACNDKAHTEEFAYELYKRNPEV; encoded by the exons ATGTCTTTGTTAAGGACCACATTGAAGCTGCTGAGGCCTCTCTGGCAGCAGAACCTCTTGGCTCCCTCTGTTCCTCGTATGACTATGGCATGGAGGACTATCTGGAAGGGAGAGTACAGACGGCCAGGCCAGCCCACAGACAAAAGCCCACCATGGAAATATTTCAAATTCGACTTTGCTAAAGGCATGGAGGGGATATGGAAGCATTTCTCCCTGCTGAAGGCGGAGTTTCTAGCTCCCATAAAAGGCCCCCAGGGCCAGCCGCTGGCGGAGCACATGCTGGAGCAGACCAGAGTGATCTGGGAGTTCAGAGGACCAGAGTCTCTGGAGAAGTGGATCGTCTCCTCTGACCGGGAGATGGGTGGACGGAGTGAGGCTTATCTGAAGCTGGGGAGGAACAACACCACAGGCCTGCTGTACGGAACACTCTGCACCAACCCTCCGAGGGACGGGGAGACTCGTTACAGTGGCTACTGCTCCTTACGCTCCCAGCAACCAAAG gGGTCATTTGATAGGATAAAGCACCTTGACTGGACAAACTTCAACACACTACACTTGCGTATTCGTGGAGATGGACGTCCATGGATGATAAACATTGCAACCGAAATGTATTTCTCTCACATGAAGAATGACATATACAGTTACTTTCTGTACACCAGAGGTGGACCTTACTGGCAAGATGTCAAG ATCCCATTCTCGAAATTCTTCCTTTCAAATCACGGAAGAATACAAGATGACCAGTCTTGTATCTGGTTGGACAAG GTTAACACTATTGGATTCACGCTGGGGGATAAAGTGGATGGTCCATTTCAGTTGGAGATTGACTTTATTGGTGCATGTAATGATAAAGCTCACACAGAAGAGTTTGCATACGAATTGTACAAGAGAAACCCAGAGGTCTGA
- the rtf1 gene encoding RNA polymerase-associated protein RTF1 homolog, which translates to MVNVKKRKGRIVDSDSEDSASDDNLDQELLSLTKRKRMDSDEPDEPVSKPAASSDSETSDSDDEWTVGGTKVKKKVKQVKGPEKKNVAKKKVNKAAASGSSDGDSSAESSAPEEGEVSDSESNSSSSSSDSDSSSEDDVFRDGYGDDLMGDEEDRARLEQMTEKEREQELFNRIEKREVLKRRFEIKKKLKTAKKKEKEEKKKKQEEEQEKRKLCQVQDTQVVMSHNKERRSKRDEKLDKKTQAMEELKAEREKKKNRTAELLARRQPLKTSEVYSDDEEEEEEDDDKSSVKSDRSSRSSSFDDDEKEETPPKSQPVSLPDELNRVRLSRHKLERWCHMPFFAKTVTGCFVRIGIGNSSSKPVYRVAEIVDVVETAKIYQLGTTRTNKGLQLRHGNDTRVFRLEFVSNQEFTENEFMKWKEAMIIAGMQVPTLDEITRKEQSIKEAVNYKFNDKDIEDIVKEKDRFRKAPPNYAMKKTSLLKDKAMAEESGDGDKAKGIQDELNELEERAEALDRQRTKSISAISYINQRNRSWNIVESEKALVAEGQNTKNQQMDPFTRRQCKPTMVSNARDPSVHAAILAHLNQKYGSGSDQDVIEMSLHKGLPGHKDKDVNKTTSDLSEDLFKVHDFDVKIDLQVPNAEAKSLSVSSNALPVKDGAPRRSLNLEDYKKRRGLI; encoded by the exons ATGGTGAATGTAAAGAAGCGGAAAGGTCGAATCGTCGATTCTGACTCTGAGGACAGCGCCAGTGATGATAATTTAGATCAG GAGCTtctgtctttgaccaagaggaagaggatggattCAGATGAACCGGATGAGCCAGTTAGCAAGCCAGCAGCCTCTTCAGACTCAGAGACTTCTGACAGCGATGATGAG TGGACCGTTGGAGGCACAAAAGTCAAGAAGAAGGTCAAGCAAGTGAAAGGGCCAGAAAAGAAAAACGTGGCAAAGAAAAAAGTCAATAAGGCAGCAGCTTCTGGGAGCTCTGATGGAGACAGTTCAGCTGAGAGCTCTGCTCCGGAGGAGG GTGAAGTGTCGGATTCTGAAAGCAACAGCTCATCCTCCAGCTCAGACTCAGACTCATCCTCGGAGGATGATGTGTTCCGGGACGGCTACGGGGATGATCTcatgggggatgaggaggacagggctcgactggagcagatgacagagaaggagagggaacaggagctgttcaacAGAATTGAGAAGAGAGAGGTGCTGAAGAGAAG GtttgaaataaaaaagaaacTAAAGACAgccaagaagaaggagaaggaggagaaaaagaagaaacaggAGGAAGAACAGGAGAAAAGAAAACTATGTCAGGTTCAAGACACCCAAGTC GTTATGTCTCACAACAAGGAGCGGAGGTCCAAACGTGATGAGAAGCTGGATAAGAAGACCCAGGCCATGGAAGAACTGAAAGCAGaacgagagaagaagaaaaacagaaCAG CCGAGCTGCTGGCCAGGCGGCAGCCCCTGAAGACCAGCGAGGTCTACTCAGAcgacgaagaggaggaggaagaggatgacgaTAAGTCATCGGTCAAGAGTGATCGCAGCTCACGGTCCTCATCTTTTGATGATGATGA GAAAGAGGAGACTCCACCAAAGTCCCAACCCGTCTCACTACCAGACGAACTGAACCGTGTTCGCCTGTCACGCCACAAGCTGGAGCGCTGGTGTCACATGCCCTTCTTTGCCAAGACTGTGACGGGCTGTTTTGTTAGGATAGGCATCGGGAACAGTAGCAGCAAACCAGTTTACAGG GTTGCTGAAATAGTCGATGTGGTGGAGACGGCTAAAATCTATCAGCTTGGAACAACAAGAACAAacaaaggtttacagttaag acACGGCAATGACACCCGGGTGTTCAGACTGGAGTTTGTGTCCAATCAGGAGTTTACTGAAAACGAGTTTATGAAGTGGAAGGAGGCG ATGATCATTGCGGGGATGCAAGTCCCAACGCTAGATGAGATCACCAGAAAGGAGCAGTCCATCAAAGAAGCCGTCAACTACAAGTTCAATGACAAAGACATAGAGGAT ATTGTAAAAGAGAAGGACAGATTCAGGAAGGCACCTCCTAATTACGCCATGAAGAAAACATCGCTGCTCAAAGATAAG GCCATGGcggaggagagtggagatggTGACAAGGCGAAGGGGATCCAGGATGAGCTGaatgagctggaggagagagcagaggcacTCGACCGGCAGAGGACTAAAAGCATCTCTGCCATTAG CTACATTAATCAGAGGAACCGGAGCTGGAACATTGTTGAATCTGAAAAAGCTCTTGTG GCTGAAGGCCAAAACACCAAGAACCAACAGATGGACCCGTTCACCAGAAGACAATGCAAGCCGACCATGGTCTCCAAT GCCAGAGACCCATCAGTCCACGCTGCCATTCTGGCCCATCTGAACCAGAAGTATGGCTCTGGCTCAGACCAAGATGTAATTGAGATGTCACTCCACAAG GGACTGCCGGGACATAAAGACAAAGATGTCAACAAAACAACCAGCGACCTCTCAGAGGACCTGTTCAAAGTTCACGATTTTGATGTTAAGATCGACTTGCAGGTTCCCAATGCAG AAGCCAAGTCTCTCTCCGTCAGCTCCAACGCCCTTCCAGTGAAGGATGGCGCCCCTCGCAGATCTCTGAACCTGGAGGACTataagaagaggagggggctgaTCTGA
- the golga5 gene encoding golgin subfamily A member 5, with amino-acid sequence MSWFADFAGKAEDFLNKVDQGAASALTKPERTSSFSLNYEENSTETSQYDGEGQKADATVFQHAYQFSHDAPDYISAAAGKIKRSNPTLLASTANVSTTPLGSASSASSTIKPSSSFVRRKKSEQEVDDDLLFDFLNSSDPPASERRNVKLEPVRVPASEGSPNPPPAPAAPLSVPSAPSTPPSTRGMSQTSSLGSLSNSTHSAKTEDGSARDQSQDTPESSDSGLAAPQDPGPQEPAPPEEPVGPELQGQVMSSLRLENQLLRSEVTSLNQEMASIIQRAKDMQEELNLARLRSDKWSSDQSRTDRTVRELQSHVDDLTEALSAKDGQLAVLKIRLEEADQLLKSRSSALEEAQTERSRILQDHTEGSSLQSQALQTLQERLREAEGALRREQDSYRQMQSEYSARLSKVESERQLLAEAVTGAERRAAEDKHRADDLQQQMKSARAAAETAKQELQDYKHKASRILQSKEKLISSLKEGSGLDTLDGGGAGILELEDLRHEKELQRDEIQKLQGQLQTLRSEIQELENQALAEAEAWREQQGEVEEQQALQARARQEVEAEVERYKQELQYVEEENHRAKTALQSRIKDREDEIQKLRNQLTTKTLSSSSQTELESRLHQLTETLIQKQTVLEALGTEKSSLVFQLERLEQQLRSQQGGPAGGPAIDMAGTEGPGARQRNTPILFTDHDSPGVYGQVRKAASTIDRFSIRLGIFLRRYPMARVFVILYIALLHLWVMVVLLTYSPEMHHDHPGGR; translated from the exons ATGTCTTGGTTCGCGGACTTCGCAGGGAAAGCGGAAGACTTTCTAAATAAGGTTGACCAAGGAGCGGCCAGTGCTCTGACCAAACCAGAGAGAACATCGTCTTTCTCTTTAAACTACGAGGAGAATTCTACCGAAACGTCTCAATATGACGGCGAAGGGCAAAAGGCAGACGCGACGGTGTTCCAACATGCTTATCAATTTTCTCATGATGCCCCAGACTACATCAGTGCTGCTGCAGGTAAAATCAAGAGATCCAACCCCACTCTCTTGGCTAGCACGGCAAATGTATCCACCACCCCTCTGGGATCGGCCAGCAGTGCCTCCAGCACCATCAAACCATCCTCCAGCTTTGTGAGACGGAAGAAGAGCGAGCAAGAAGTGGATGACGACTTGCTCTTTGACTTCCTGAACAGTTCCGACCCTCCTGCAAGCGAGAGGAGGAATGTCAAACTGGAGCCTGTCAGAGTCCCAGCTTCCGAGGGGTCCCCGAACCCACCGCCAGCCCCTGCGGCTCCTTTGTCTgtgccctctgccccctccacccccccctccacgcgCGGCATGTCACAAACCTCTAGCCTGGGCTCTCTGTCTAACAGCACTCATAGCGCCAAAACTGAAGATGGTTCCGCCAGAGATCAAAGCCAAG ACACGCCGGAGAGTTCAGACTCTGGGTTGGctgccccccaggaccccgGCCCCCAGGAGCCAGCCCCGCCAGAGGAGCCCGTGGGTCCAGAGCTCCAGGGTCAGGTGATGTCCAGCCTGCGCCTGGAGAACCAGCTGCTGCGGAGCGAGGTCACCTCTCTCAACCAGGAGATGGCCTCTATCATCCAGAGAGCCAAGGACATGCAGGAGG AGTTGAACTTGGCTCGCCTGCGCTCGGACAAATGGAGTTCTGACCAGTCCCGTACGGACCGCACGGTGAGAGAGCTTCAGTCCCACGTTGATGACCTCACTGAGGCCCTGTCTGCTAAAGATGGGCAGCTTGCGGTCCTGAAgatcaggctggaggaggcagaTCAGTTACTAAAGTCTCGAAGCAGTGCCCTGGAAGAGGCACAGACTGAGAGGTCCAG AATCCTCCAGGACCATACTGAGGGGAGCAGCCTGCAGTCGCAGGCCCTGCAGACCCTGCAGGAGAGGCTgcgagaggcagagggggccCTACGGAGAGAACAGGACAGCTACCGACAGATGCAG AGTGAGTATTCAGCTCGGCTGTCCAAGGTGGAGTCGGAGAGGCAGTTGCTGGCGGAGGCGGTCACTGGGGCGGAGAGGAGGGCGGCGGAGGACAAGCACAGGGCAGACGACCTCCAGCAGCAGATGAAGAGCGCCAGGGCCGCCGCTGAGACTGCCAAGCAGGAGCTGCAGGACTACAAACACAAGGCCTCACGCATCCTCCAG TCCAAAGAGAAGCTGATTAGCAGTCTGAAGGAGGGGTCTGGATTGGACACGCTGGACGGAGGCGGGGCCGGGATTCTGGAGCTGGAGGATCTTCGCCACGAAAAGGAGCTGCAGAGAGACGAGATCCAGAAGCTGCAGGGCCAGCTGCAGACTCTCCGCTCAGAGATACAG GAGCTGGAGAACCAGGCCCTTGCGGAAGCAGAAGCCTGGAGGGAAcagcagggggaggtggaggagcagcaggccctgcaggccagagccagacaggaagtggaggcggAAGTGGAGCGCTATAAACAG gagctgcagtatgtggaggaggagaaccacCGTGCCAAAACAGCCCTCCAGAGTCGTATTAAGGACAGGGAGGATGAAATCCAAAAACTCAGGAACCAA TTGACCACCAAGACcctgagcagcagcagccagaccGAGCTGGAGAGCCGCCTGCACCAGCTAACGGAGACCCTGATCCAGAAGCAGACCGTGCTGGAGGCCCTGGGCACGGAGAAGAGCTCCCTGGTGTTCCAGCTGGAGCGCCTGGAGCAGCAGCTGAGGAGCCAGCAGGGCGGGCCGGCCGGGGGGCCAGCCATTGACATGGCCGGCACGGAGGGCCCAG GAGCGCGGCAGAGGAACACTCCGATCCTGTTTACGGACCACGACAGCCCAGGAGTGTACGGGCAAGTTCGCAAGGCAGCCAGTACCATTGACAGGTTCAG CATCAGACTAGGGATCTTCCTGAGACGCTATCCTATGGCCCGGGTCTTTGTTATCCTATATATA GCACTGCTGCACCTGTGGGTGATGGTGGTTCTGCTGACGTACTCTCCAGAGATGCACCACGACCACCCtggggggagatga